The following proteins are encoded in a genomic region of Labrus mixtus unplaced genomic scaffold, fLabMix1.1 SCAFFOLD_69, whole genome shotgun sequence:
- the si:ch211-152f22.4 gene encoding uncharacterized protein si:ch211-152f22.4, with protein MSAVRGRPNRRRGGHSRNNLQATRRDRVQQREGNQEMFTSKRRLLKMIVSTTQSLESAVTKSFRDFVMAQNSSLPNKSVIRSELVRVYNEKRNELQSTFASADDIVLTCESWSHRAEDSLLTVGCHFVDNLGNLKSYLLETKGLIEDESAAIQKQLSAVMEAWGLKGKVHCVVRAGLPQLKGVKTKWTDMPCFADTLNVMFKDLMSQDELSDVFRKCRDIVRFFKFDSEAEERLREIQKKLEMEQVELILPCGDRWLLWLDMLEGLILQHEAIGMVLVRKNTKNLILDETESEKIQNIISALKPLKKATSLMKGEGFQSISGMLPLLKTIMDDLQTEKKKGNNVAKILHSKCQKEFGDINKHRLALMTFLDPRYKDKLGEQNKKNAIKELKQELNAARTSCSAAQLEALLDKYINYKPTSEDSNPFAWWRNTGKTKFDELSRLALKKLGIVSTAVPLESAFSSAGVQFCNNRSSIEPENLNMILFLHSNWPDM; from the exons aTGAGCGCAG TAAGAGGGAGACCCAACCGGCGGAGGGGAGGACACAGCCGGAACAATCTTCAGGCTACGAGACGGGATCGCGTCCAGCAgagag AGGGGAACCAGGAGATGTTCACAAGTAAAAGACGCCTGTTGAAGATGATTGTATCCACTACACAGTCCCTGGAATCAGCTGTAACTAAAAGCTTCAGGGATTTTGTGATGGCACAAAACTCATCTCTTCCAAACAAGTCTGTGATCCGCTCGGAGTTAGTCAGAGTCTACAATGAAAAACGAAACGAGCTGCAATCCACCTTCGCGTCTGCTGATGACATTGTGCTGACATGTGAGTCGTGGTCTCACAGGGCTGAAGACTCCCTCCTGACGGTCGGCTGCCATTTTGTGGACAACCTTGGGAATCTCAAATCCTACCTGCTTGAAACTAAAGGCCTCATTGAAGATGAGTCTGCAGCCATTCAAAAGCAGCTCTCTGCTGTCATGGAGGCTTGGGGCCTGAAAGGAAAGGTCCACTGTGTTGTCAGAGCTGGCCTGCCACAACTGAAAGGAGTCAAAACCAAATGGACGGACATGCCTTGCTTTGCAGACACACTGAATGTGATGTTCAAGGATCTGATGAGTCAGGATGAGCTGTCCGATGTTTTTAGAAAGTGTCGGGACATCGTCAGATTCTTTAAGTTTGATtctgaggcagaggagaggcTCAGAGAGATTCAAAAGAAGTTGGAGATGGAACAAGTCGAGCTGATCCTGCCCTGCGGGGACAGATGGCTTCTCTGGTTAGACATGCTTGAAGGACTGATTCTGCAGCACGAGGCGATAGGGATGGTTTTAGTCCGGAAAAATACGAAAAATTTAATTCTTGATGAAACTGAATCCGAGAAAATCCAGAACATCATATCGGCTCTGAAACCGCTGAAGAAAGCCACGTCCTTGATGAAAGGGGAGGGATTCCAGTCCATTTCAGGAATGCTGCCGCTGCTGAAGACGATCATGGACGATcttcaaacagaaaagaagaaagggaaCAATGTTGCTAAAATATTACATTCAAAATGCCAGAAGGAGTTTGGAGACATCAACAAGCACCGATTGGCTCTCATGACATTCCTCGACCCGAGATACAAAGACAAGCTTGgggagcaaaacaaaaaaaatgcgaTAAAAGAGCTAAAGCAGGAGCTCAATGCAGCCCGAACATCCTGTTCTGCTGCTCAACTGGAAGCCCTCCTGGACAAGTACATCAACTACAAACCTACTTCAGAGGATTCCAACCCTTTTGCCTGGTGGAGGAACACAGGAAAGACCAAATTTGATGAATTAAGCAGGCTTGCTCTGAAGAAACTTGGGATCGTCTCCACAGCTGTGCCCTTAGAGAGCGCTTTCTCCTCAGCAGGTGTTCAGTTCTGCAACAACAGGAGCTCCATCGAGCCAGAAAACCTCAACATGATCCTGTTCCTCCACAGCAACTGGCCAGACATGTAG